One genomic segment of Bacteroides caccae includes these proteins:
- a CDS encoding efflux RND transporter periplasmic adaptor subunit has translation MKSRIVLFAFCLALLSSCGNKGNDTGKVPEYAVQELQKSTANLTTAYPATIKGKQDVEIRPQVSGFITKLCVDEGATVRKGQVLFIVDPTQYEAAVRTAKAAVATAEAAVSTQQMTYDNKKELNKKQIISDYDLAMAENSLAQTKAQLAQAKAQLTTAQQNLSFTQVKSPSDGVINNIPYRVGALVSPSIATPMTTVSEIDEVYVYFSMTEKELLAMTKSGSTIKEEISKIPTIKLQLIDGSTYAMEGKVDAITGVIDQSTGSVSIRAIFPNKEHVLRSGGTANVLIPYNMENVISIPQSATVEIQDKKFVYVLQPDNTLKYTEIGIFNLDNGKEYLVTSGLNAGDKIVIEGVQNLKDGQKIQPITPAQKEANYQQHLKDQHDGNLATAFN, from the coding sequence ATGAAAAGTAGAATTGTTTTATTTGCATTTTGCTTAGCCCTTCTGTCCAGTTGCGGCAATAAGGGCAATGACACGGGAAAAGTCCCAGAATATGCAGTACAGGAATTACAAAAATCAACTGCAAATCTAACGACAGCTTATCCGGCTACTATTAAAGGTAAACAAGACGTAGAAATTCGTCCGCAGGTTTCCGGTTTCATCACTAAATTATGTGTTGATGAAGGAGCTACCGTGCGCAAAGGACAAGTACTGTTCATTGTCGATCCTACTCAGTACGAAGCAGCCGTACGCACTGCCAAAGCAGCAGTTGCCACAGCCGAAGCGGCAGTGAGCACTCAACAAATGACGTATGACAACAAAAAAGAGCTGAACAAGAAACAAATCATCAGCGACTATGATCTGGCAATGGCAGAAAACTCTCTGGCACAAACCAAGGCACAACTGGCCCAAGCTAAGGCACAACTGACCACTGCTCAGCAGAATTTATCATTTACACAAGTCAAGAGTCCGTCAGACGGTGTAATCAACAATATCCCTTATCGTGTAGGAGCGCTTGTCAGCCCTTCTATCGCTACGCCCATGACTACCGTATCCGAGATCGATGAAGTGTATGTATACTTCTCCATGACAGAAAAAGAATTACTGGCTATGACTAAATCCGGAAGTACCATCAAAGAAGAAATCAGCAAAATACCAACTATCAAGCTGCAGCTGATTGATGGCTCCACATACGCCATGGAAGGTAAAGTAGACGCTATCACAGGCGTTATCGACCAGTCTACCGGTTCGGTAAGTATCCGTGCTATTTTCCCCAACAAGGAACATGTGTTGCGCAGTGGAGGTACTGCCAACGTTCTGATTCCTTACAACATGGAAAACGTTATCAGCATCCCGCAATCGGCAACAGTGGAAATCCAGGACAAGAAATTCGTTTATGTGTTACAACCGGACAACACGTTAAAATATACGGAAATCGGCATTTTCAACTTGGATAACGGAAAAGAATATCTGGTCACTTCCGGATTGAATGCAGGAGATAAAATCGTAATCGAAGGTGTACAAAACCTGAAAGACGGTCAGAAGATTCAACCGATCACCCCCGCACAAAAAGAAGCGAACTACCAACAACATTTGAAAGACCAACATGACGGTAACCTAGCCACAGCTTTCAATTAA
- a CDS encoding glycoside hydrolase family 2 TIM barrel-domain containing protein, with product MKKQLLFCCLATLGLNAMQAQNFNEWKDPEVNSVNRSTMHTNYFAYASADEAKAGIKENSKNFMTLNGLWKFNWVRNADARPTDFFQTNFNDKGWDNIKVPGVWELNGYGDPIYVNVGYAWRSQFKNNPPFVPVENNHVGSYRKEITLPADWKGKEIFAHFGSVTSNMYLWVNGRYVGYSEDSKLEAEFNLTNYLKPGKNIIAFQVFRWCDGTYLEDQDFFRYSGVGRDCYLYARDKKYIQDIRVTPDLDSQYKDGTLNISVDLKGSGTVALNLTDAQGNSVATADLKGSGKLNTTLNISNPAKWTAETPNLYTLTATLKNGNNTVEVLPIKVGFRKIELKGGQILVNGQPVLFKGADRHEMDPDGGYVVSVERMLQDIKVMKELNINAVRTCHYPDDNRWYDLCDQYGLYVVAEANVESHGMGYGDKTLAKNPSYAKAHLERNERNVQRGYNHPSIIFWSLGNEAGMGPNFEKCYTWIKNEDKSRAVQYEQARTSEFTDIFCPMYYGYDACVKYSEGNIQKPLIQCEYAHAMGNSQGGFKEYWDIIRKYPKYQGGFIWDFVDQSCHWKNKDGVDIYGYGGDFNKYDGSDNNFCDNGLISPDRVPNPHAYEVGYFYQNIWTTVADLAKGEINIFNENFFRDLSAYYMEWKLLANGEVVQTGIVSDLKVAPQQTVKVQLPFDTKNICPCKELLLNVSYKLKAAETLLPAGTTIAYDQLSIRDYKAPELKLENQQTSNVAVIVPTIQDNDRNYLIVNGEDFTLEFNKHNGYLCRYDVNGMQLMEDGSLLTPNFWRAPTDNDYGAGLQNRYAAWKNPVLKLTSLKHAIENEQAVVRAEYDMQSIGGKLFLTYTINNLGAVKVNQKMVADKSKKVSEMFRFGMQFRMPLAFNEIEYYGRGPVENYSDRNHAAMLGKYRQTVEEQFYPYIRPQETGTKTDIRWWRLLNIGGNGLQFVSDAPFSASALNYTIESLDDGAGKDQRHSPEVEKANFTNFCIDKAQTGLACVNSWGAIPLEKYRLPYQDYELSFIMTPVYHKLK from the coding sequence ATGAAGAAACAACTGCTATTTTGCTGCTTGGCCACGTTAGGACTAAACGCCATGCAAGCACAAAACTTCAATGAGTGGAAAGATCCGGAAGTGAATTCCGTAAACCGCTCGACAATGCACACTAATTATTTCGCCTATGCATCGGCTGATGAAGCCAAAGCCGGAATCAAAGAAAACTCAAAGAATTTTATGACCCTGAACGGGCTTTGGAAATTCAACTGGGTGAGAAACGCGGATGCACGTCCGACCGATTTCTTCCAGACTAATTTCAATGACAAGGGCTGGGACAATATTAAGGTGCCCGGAGTATGGGAGTTAAACGGATACGGAGACCCGATCTATGTAAACGTAGGATATGCATGGAGAAGCCAGTTCAAGAACAATCCCCCCTTTGTTCCCGTTGAAAACAATCATGTAGGTTCTTACCGGAAAGAAATCACTCTGCCCGCCGACTGGAAAGGGAAAGAGATTTTTGCCCATTTCGGTTCAGTAACTTCTAATATGTACCTTTGGGTAAACGGACGCTATGTGGGATACAGCGAAGACAGTAAATTGGAAGCTGAATTCAACCTGACAAACTATCTGAAACCAGGAAAAAACATCATCGCTTTCCAAGTATTCCGTTGGTGCGACGGCACTTATCTGGAAGATCAGGATTTCTTTCGCTACTCCGGTGTGGGACGCGACTGTTATCTTTATGCCCGCGATAAGAAATATATCCAGGATATTCGTGTAACTCCCGACCTCGACAGCCAATATAAAGACGGGACATTGAATATCTCTGTAGACTTGAAAGGTAGCGGCACAGTGGCCTTAAACCTGACAGATGCACAAGGGAACAGTGTAGCTACTGCCGATCTGAAAGGTTCCGGCAAGCTGAACACTACTTTGAATATTTCCAATCCTGCCAAATGGACTGCCGAAACACCTAATCTTTACACACTGACTGCCACTCTGAAAAACGGCAATAATACCGTAGAAGTGCTTCCTATCAAAGTAGGTTTCCGCAAGATTGAACTAAAGGGCGGACAAATACTTGTAAACGGCCAGCCGGTACTCTTCAAAGGAGCCGACCGCCACGAAATGGACCCTGACGGTGGTTATGTGGTTTCAGTGGAACGTATGCTCCAAGATATCAAAGTAATGAAAGAACTTAATATCAATGCTGTACGTACCTGCCACTATCCGGACGACAACCGTTGGTATGACCTCTGCGACCAATACGGTCTGTACGTAGTAGCCGAGGCAAATGTGGAATCCCACGGTATGGGTTACGGTGACAAGACACTCGCCAAAAACCCAAGTTACGCCAAAGCTCATTTGGAACGCAACGAACGCAATGTTCAACGCGGTTACAATCACCCTTCTATCATCTTCTGGTCACTCGGTAACGAAGCCGGTATGGGACCGAACTTTGAAAAATGTTATACTTGGATTAAAAACGAAGACAAATCACGTGCCGTACAGTATGAACAGGCGAGGACCAGCGAATTTACAGACATTTTCTGTCCGATGTACTACGGCTACGATGCGTGCGTCAAGTATTCCGAAGGCAATATTCAGAAACCGTTGATTCAATGCGAATACGCTCATGCTATGGGTAATTCTCAAGGCGGATTCAAAGAATACTGGGATATCATCCGCAAATATCCGAAATATCAGGGTGGATTTATATGGGACTTCGTAGACCAGTCCTGCCATTGGAAAAATAAAGACGGAGTGGATATCTACGGCTACGGAGGCGACTTCAATAAATATGACGGCTCGGATAATAACTTCTGCGACAACGGTCTGATTAGTCCCGACCGTGTGCCCAATCCGCACGCTTATGAAGTAGGTTATTTCTATCAGAACATTTGGACAACTGTTGCCGATCTTGCTAAAGGCGAAATTAATATTTTCAACGAGAATTTCTTCCGTGACCTTTCCGCATATTATATGGAATGGAAATTACTGGCAAACGGAGAAGTGGTACAGACAGGCATTGTTTCAGACCTGAAAGTAGCGCCTCAGCAGACGGTTAAAGTCCAATTACCTTTTGACACAAAGAATATCTGCCCTTGCAAGGAGCTGCTGCTCAACGTCAGTTACAAGCTTAAAGCTGCCGAAACTCTCCTGCCTGCCGGAACCACCATTGCTTATGACCAACTAAGCATCCGCGATTACAAAGCACCGGAACTGAAACTGGAAAACCAACAAACTTCCAATGTTGCAGTTATCGTTCCTACTATTCAGGATAACGACAGAAATTATCTGATTGTTAACGGCGAGGACTTCACCCTCGAATTTAACAAGCATAACGGTTATCTCTGCCGCTATGACGTAAACGGAATGCAGCTAATGGAAGACGGCAGTCTCCTGACTCCTAACTTCTGGCGTGCACCGACCGACAATGATTACGGAGCAGGATTACAGAACAGATATGCAGCCTGGAAGAACCCGGTACTGAAACTAACTTCTCTGAAACATGCGATTGAAAACGAACAGGCCGTAGTTCGTGCCGAATATGATATGCAGTCAATAGGTGGAAAATTGTTCTTGACTTATACTATCAATAACTTGGGCGCAGTGAAGGTGAACCAGAAAATGGTAGCTGACAAGAGCAAGAAAGTTTCTGAAATGTTCCGTTTCGGTATGCAGTTCCGTATGCCTCTTGCATTTAACGAAATTGAGTATTACGGACGTGGCCCGGTAGAAAATTATTCGGACCGTAATCACGCCGCTATGCTCGGCAAATACCGCCAGACGGTAGAAGAACAATTCTATCCGTACATCCGTCCGCAGGAAACCGGCACAAAAACAGATATCCGCTGGTGGAGACTGTTAAACATCGGTGGTAACGGATTGCAATTCGTCTCAGACGCTCCGTTCTCTGCTTCCGCACTGAATTACACGATCGAATCTCTGGACGACGGCGCCGGCAAAGACCAGCGTCACTCACCGGAAGTAGAAAAAGCCAATTTCACTAATTTCTGTATTGATAAAGCACAAACAGGACTTGCATGTGTCAACAGTTGGGGAGCTATTCCATTGGAGAAATACAGACTTCCTTACCAAGATTATGAGTTAAGTTTTATTATGACTCCCGTCTATCATAAACTAAAGTAA
- a CDS encoding SusC/RagA family TonB-linked outer membrane protein — translation MLMCCSLLVWAQNTVTGTVLDESNLEVIGANVKEKGTANGAITDMNGVFHLKVSNLQKAVLQISFMGYEPQEVPLNGRKQLKIILKETANELQEVTVVAYGTQKKETLTGAISAVSNDALVRSPNASVANTLAGQITGLSSVQTSGQPGQEDPKVFIRGVGSLTESASSPLILVDGVERSFYQMDPNEIESVTVLKDASATAVFGVRGANGVILVTTRRGKEGKAKISVNSSVGIQMPTRMLEMADSYTYATLRNEIITNDKPNATENDLVFDNYAVERFRLNDDPIMYPSIDWRRYLLNKTSVQTQHNLNISGGTKDIRYFISLGFLYQNGLLKQFEGVGYDNNYKYKRYNYRANLDFDATKTTTLKIGIGGIVGNRNEPMINDATNSIWTLINQTTPFSSPGVIDGKLIVTPEERFDNKINLGNSALPKCYGTGYSTAINNTMNLDLLLNQKLDFITKGLSAEIKGAYNTSYGFTKKRKGQVEQFMPFYQSSLEDPSLGYDSPDFNKNIVYKIKGENKSLQYDETSSRARDWYLEASLRYNRKFGSHNVGGLFLYNQSKKYYPAQWVGVPSAYIGFVGRLTYDYKSRYMAEVNFGYNGSENFAPGKRFGAFPAGSIGYILSEEAFMKQQKVVDYLKFRASVGLVGNDNLGNNRFLFLPDSYDVNLSGVDAWNNNKYGFNFGYNSKALIQGALEKRLGNPNVTWETALKQNYGLDVHFLKSRLKISLDYFLEERKDILINRKTIPLLTGLTSSILPAVNMGKVKNHGYEVEVKWNDRIGQVQYNIQANVSYSKNKIIFQDEVEPNEPYMWRTGNPVGALFGYVADGFYTEEDFGENGKLVAGLPDPGVSVKPGDVKYRDLNGDEEITSDDQTIIGNPTRPAYTFGLNYGINYKGFFLTMNWTGAAQRSLLLDGAFREPFGNGKIRGLMQFHADTRWTPETASTATTPRFTETNAVYNMRSSSLWVRDGSYLKLKNVTIGYNFTDKKMLKKLGIQQLGIKLTGYNLLTFDKFDIMDPECNPNNADSYPIIKIYNLGINLTF, via the coding sequence ATGCTTATGTGTTGTTCGCTCTTAGTATGGGCGCAGAATACAGTAACGGGAACTGTATTGGATGAATCTAATTTGGAAGTAATTGGTGCGAATGTGAAAGAAAAAGGTACTGCTAACGGTGCCATCACCGACATGAATGGTGTTTTTCATTTAAAAGTGAGCAATCTTCAAAAAGCTGTTCTGCAAATCTCGTTCATGGGATATGAACCTCAAGAGGTCCCGTTGAACGGGCGTAAACAACTAAAAATTATTCTAAAAGAAACAGCAAATGAACTTCAGGAAGTTACGGTTGTGGCCTATGGTACACAGAAGAAAGAGACTTTGACAGGGGCTATCTCTGCCGTAAGTAATGATGCGTTGGTGCGTTCGCCTAATGCTAGTGTAGCTAACACGTTGGCAGGCCAGATCACGGGACTCTCATCTGTACAAACCAGCGGCCAACCGGGGCAGGAAGATCCCAAAGTGTTTATTCGCGGTGTAGGGTCTTTGACAGAAAGTGCTTCTTCTCCTCTGATCCTGGTGGACGGTGTGGAACGTTCGTTTTATCAAATGGATCCGAATGAAATAGAAAGTGTGACAGTACTGAAAGACGCTTCTGCCACTGCTGTATTCGGTGTTCGAGGTGCAAATGGCGTAATTTTGGTAACTACACGCCGTGGTAAGGAGGGCAAAGCGAAAATCTCGGTGAATTCTTCGGTTGGTATTCAGATGCCTACTCGTATGCTCGAAATGGCAGACAGTTATACGTATGCAACTTTGAGAAATGAGATTATAACAAATGACAAGCCAAATGCTACCGAGAATGATTTGGTATTTGATAATTATGCAGTTGAACGATTCAGACTGAATGATGATCCCATCATGTATCCCAGTATCGACTGGAGAAGATATCTGCTGAATAAGACATCTGTGCAGACACAACACAACCTGAATATTTCCGGAGGAACAAAGGATATACGTTACTTCATATCTTTAGGTTTCTTATATCAGAATGGCCTGTTGAAACAGTTCGAAGGAGTGGGATATGATAATAATTATAAATACAAAAGGTATAATTATCGGGCCAATCTGGATTTTGATGCTACTAAGACTACCACGTTAAAGATTGGTATCGGTGGTATTGTAGGTAACCGGAATGAACCGATGATTAATGATGCGACTAATTCAATCTGGACATTGATTAATCAGACGACTCCGTTCAGCAGCCCGGGAGTAATTGACGGGAAGCTGATAGTTACCCCCGAAGAACGTTTTGATAATAAAATTAATTTGGGTAACAGTGCTTTGCCTAAATGTTACGGGACAGGCTATTCAACAGCTATTAATAATACAATGAATTTGGATCTTCTGTTGAACCAGAAATTGGACTTTATTACTAAAGGACTGTCAGCAGAGATAAAAGGCGCCTATAATACGAGTTATGGTTTTACTAAGAAACGTAAAGGACAGGTGGAGCAATTTATGCCTTTCTATCAGTCTTCTTTGGAGGACCCGTCGCTTGGTTATGACTCGCCGGATTTCAACAAGAATATTGTTTATAAGATCAAAGGAGAAAATAAGAGCTTGCAATATGACGAAACTTCCTCGAGGGCAAGAGACTGGTATCTGGAAGCAAGTCTGAGATATAACCGTAAGTTTGGTTCTCATAATGTCGGAGGATTGTTCTTATATAATCAGAGTAAAAAATACTATCCTGCTCAATGGGTGGGAGTACCGTCCGCTTACATCGGTTTTGTAGGACGTCTGACGTATGATTATAAATCCCGTTATATGGCAGAAGTCAACTTCGGTTATAATGGTTCCGAGAATTTTGCTCCGGGTAAGAGGTTCGGCGCATTTCCTGCCGGTTCTATCGGTTACATCCTGTCGGAGGAAGCATTTATGAAACAACAGAAAGTTGTTGATTATCTGAAATTCCGTGCTTCAGTTGGTCTGGTCGGAAATGATAACCTTGGAAATAACCGTTTCTTGTTCCTGCCGGATTCTTATGATGTGAATTTGAGCGGAGTAGACGCGTGGAATAACAATAAATACGGCTTCAATTTTGGTTATAACAGCAAAGCGTTAATCCAGGGTGCGTTGGAAAAACGTCTGGGTAATCCTAACGTGACTTGGGAAACTGCGCTGAAACAGAACTATGGATTGGACGTTCATTTCTTGAAGAGCCGTCTGAAGATCTCTTTGGATTATTTCCTCGAGGAACGTAAGGACATTCTTATCAATCGTAAGACAATACCTTTATTGACGGGACTGACTTCCTCGATTCTGCCTGCCGTAAATATGGGTAAAGTGAAAAATCACGGATATGAAGTAGAAGTGAAGTGGAATGACAGGATCGGTCAGGTTCAGTATAATATTCAGGCAAATGTTTCCTACTCAAAGAATAAGATTATTTTCCAGGACGAGGTAGAACCTAATGAACCTTATATGTGGCGGACGGGAAATCCGGTAGGAGCTCTTTTCGGATATGTGGCGGACGGTTTTTATACGGAGGAGGATTTCGGAGAGAACGGCAAACTTGTGGCTGGCTTGCCCGATCCTGGGGTATCTGTGAAGCCGGGTGATGTGAAATACCGGGATTTGAACGGTGACGAAGAAATTACTTCGGACGACCAGACTATTATTGGAAACCCGACTCGTCCGGCCTATACATTCGGATTGAATTATGGCATTAATTATAAGGGCTTTTTCCTGACAATGAACTGGACTGGTGCCGCACAGCGTTCCTTGTTGTTGGATGGAGCTTTTAGAGAACCTTTTGGAAATGGTAAAATTCGTGGCTTGATGCAGTTTCACGCAGATACACGTTGGACACCGGAAACAGCCAGTACGGCTACCACACCGCGGTTTACCGAGACAAACGCAGTTTACAATATGCGTTCTTCTTCTCTTTGGGTACGAGACGGTTCCTATTTGAAACTGAAGAATGTGACAATAGGATATAACTTTACAGATAAGAAGATGTTGAAAAAACTGGGTATCCAGCAGTTAGGTATAAAACTAACAGGCTATAATCTGCTGACCTTTGATAAGTTTGACATCATGGACCCTGAATGTAATCCGAATAATGCGGATTCTTACCCTATCATTAAGATATATAATTTAGGTATTAATCTAACCTTCTAA
- a CDS encoding RagB/SusD family nutrient uptake outer membrane protein has translation MKNYKKYMGCLSLFALTLIGCEDLKFGEKFLDKPISNEQNIDSVFNKKVYAEQALAETYHSLPDYLPMQGRLGYGVLEMLTDLGDWTKKGAPKFYTGTVDGTNAYLEHLPYRLDVDNRTIGVGPIYGIRRAYIYIENVDRVTDMTADEKAIGKAEAQVIIAYHYSQMLRYYGGMPWIDHAYTAEDAMKFPRMTVEETVQKIIGLLDAAASVLPWQVDADNDGRMTAASALALKSRVLQFVASPLFNADKPYLEGDASSQFLTWYGNYSSDRWQKALDAGLEFMRANKKNSNVYQLVNTGNPRDDFAAGYFNRHNGEVLISSRRFTTYVTGKTPFAQVRYGVASPTLTYVDMFQMKDGTEFDWNNPDHNKFPFFDKDGNPRRDIRLYETVAVNGDKFKGAQKVQIFEGTTQSPYKDGRMSYNGFAMRKFIRNFNDEVNGKFYSCPLIRLPEVYLNMAEAMNELNKAEVRDEFGNTAYDYLNKTRERAGMPAISAADVPAGKPLREAILRERAIEFGYEEVRYFDLIRWKRADIFTGQLSRLIIKKAAGEPSGFSYKVSHAMAETRQYAKPEKWNDKYFLLPLPVDEINKKYGLIQNPGW, from the coding sequence ATGAAAAACTATAAAAAGTATATGGGCTGTCTTTCTCTCTTTGCATTGACATTGATAGGGTGCGAAGACCTTAAGTTCGGAGAGAAGTTTTTGGATAAGCCGATAAGTAATGAGCAGAATATAGATTCTGTCTTTAACAAGAAAGTATATGCTGAGCAGGCATTGGCGGAGACTTACCATTCACTGCCGGATTATCTGCCTATGCAAGGACGTCTGGGATATGGAGTGCTGGAAATGCTTACCGATTTGGGTGACTGGACAAAAAAAGGAGCACCTAAGTTCTATACAGGAACGGTAGACGGAACAAATGCCTATCTGGAACATCTTCCATATCGGTTGGATGTTGATAATAGAACCATTGGTGTCGGTCCGATTTATGGTATCCGGAGAGCTTATATCTATATTGAAAATGTGGATAGAGTGACAGATATGACTGCGGATGAAAAGGCGATAGGAAAAGCGGAAGCACAAGTAATTATTGCCTATCATTATTCTCAAATGCTCCGTTATTATGGGGGTATGCCGTGGATAGACCATGCTTATACGGCAGAAGATGCGATGAAATTTCCTCGCATGACGGTAGAAGAAACCGTACAGAAAATCATCGGGTTGCTGGATGCCGCCGCCTCTGTATTACCTTGGCAGGTAGATGCGGATAATGACGGACGAATGACGGCGGCCTCTGCTTTAGCATTAAAGTCCAGAGTGCTTCAGTTTGTGGCGAGTCCTTTGTTTAATGCTGACAAACCCTATTTGGAAGGTGATGCTTCCTCTCAATTCCTTACCTGGTATGGTAATTATTCATCAGACAGGTGGCAGAAAGCACTGGATGCAGGGTTGGAATTTATGCGGGCTAATAAAAAGAATTCGAATGTTTATCAACTGGTGAATACAGGTAACCCTCGCGATGATTTTGCGGCAGGATATTTCAATCGTCATAATGGAGAGGTTCTGATTTCTTCCAGAAGATTTACCACTTATGTTACGGGGAAAACTCCGTTTGCCCAAGTACGCTACGGAGTTGCTTCTCCTACATTAACTTATGTCGATATGTTTCAGATGAAGGACGGGACGGAATTCGACTGGAATAATCCCGATCATAATAAATTCCCTTTCTTTGATAAGGATGGAAATCCTAGAAGGGATATCCGCTTGTATGAAACGGTTGCTGTGAATGGAGATAAGTTTAAGGGTGCCCAGAAAGTACAGATTTTTGAAGGAACCACCCAGTCACCTTATAAAGATGGGCGAATGAGTTACAATGGTTTTGCGATGAGAAAATTCATACGAAACTTTAATGACGAAGTGAATGGTAAATTCTATTCTTGTCCGTTAATTCGTCTTCCCGAAGTTTATTTGAATATGGCTGAAGCGATGAATGAGTTGAATAAGGCGGAAGTTCGTGACGAGTTTGGCAATACGGCCTATGATTATCTGAACAAAACCAGGGAACGTGCAGGTATGCCTGCGATTTCGGCGGCAGATGTTCCGGCCGGAAAACCGTTGCGCGAAGCGATATTACGTGAAAGAGCCATTGAATTCGGTTATGAAGAAGTACGTTATTTCGATTTGATACGTTGGAAACGCGCAGATATATTTACCGGACAACTATCACGTCTGATTATTAAAAAAGCGGCCGGTGAGCCGAGCGGCTTTTCTTATAAAGTATCTCATGCAATGGCGGAAACACGCCAGTATGCGAAACCTGAGAAGTGGAATGACAAATATTTCCTGTTACCTCTACCGGTAGACGAGATAAACAAGAAATATGGATTGATTCAGAATCCGGGTTGGTAA